The genomic region CATTAAGCTCGTCCATGCTATATTGTATAATCGCTTTTTGATCATGCCTATGTCAACCTCAAGCCCCACGAAGAACAGGAAGAAGAGCACGCATATCTGGGTGAGAACGTCTATTCCCATGTAGGCTGGCCCTACGTTCGGGAATAGCCAATCGTAGGCATTCGGGCTTAACCTGCCCAGGACCGTCGGCCCTATGACGATGCCGCCGATGAGCTCTCCTACGATAGATGGGATATGAAGCCTTCGCATCAGATGGCCGAAGGAGAGAGCTATGCTTAACATTATGACAATATCCAGGAAAATGACAGCAATATCATGTGGAGCCATAAATGCCTTATTGGTTAACTATTGTCATATATTTAACAATTGTTATTTAGCACGACAAATATCTTCGGATTGTATGCCGGAATGCGAGAGTATAAATATTATCGGGTGGATTAACTATTGTTAAGCCTGCAGGGATGGCAGAGTGGCTATGCAACCGGCTGCAGACCGGTACAGGAGAGTTCGAATCTCTCTCCCTGCTTTTTAAGTGACTTTTTATGAATTCGATACTTGAGCATAGACTTCACGTGCTTATGAAGACGTTGTGCCAGATGGGCAGCGTCATGGTTGCCTTTTCTGGAGGCGTTGACTCCACGCTTTTATTGAAATGCGCAGCCGAGGCCCTGGGAAGGGAGAACGTAGTGGCAGTCACGGCATCTTCAGATACGCTCAAGCCCGAAGACCTGGAGAGGGCGAAAGGCTTAGCCCATCTCATAGGCGTCAGGCACATCGTTATAGGCACGAGTGAGATGGAAGACCCGGAGTACGCGGCCAACACGCCAGATCGCTGCTACCTGTGTAAAAAGCTCAGGTTCAGCATGCTGGCCCATCTGAAAGATGAGATGGGCATCGCTTACATCGCTGACGGCGCAAACGCCGACGACGAGGGCGACTATAGGCCCGGCATGCGGGCTTTGGCAGAGCTGGGCATAAGGAGCCCGCTGCGAGAGGCGGGGCTACGCAAGGCCGAGGTCAGGGAAGCTGCGAAAGCATTCGGGCTGCCGAACTGGGACCTGCCGTCGCAGGCATGCCTGGCCTCGAGGTTTCCATATGGCACGAAGCTTACGCCCGAACGGCTCAAGCAGGTATACGAGTCTGAGAAGCTCGTCAATAGCCTTGGCGTCAGGCAGGTGAGGGTACGATATCACGGCGACGTCGCCCGCATAGAAGTGCCGGCCGGCGACATAGGGCTGCTGGTAAAACACAGAGAGGAGGTCGTCGAGGGCCTGAAAAAAATAGGGTTCATATACGTCACTCTGGACTTACAGGGGTTCAGGAGCGGCAGCCTGAACGAGGCATTAAATAGGTGAGCAGAGATGGATTTTGACCTGATAATCGTACGGTATGGGGAAATAGGCATTAAGAGCGAGCCGATAAGGAGAAAGTACGAAAATTTACTGGTGAAGAATATACGCGCAATGCTGGCGGCGAATGGCATCGATTTTGAGGATATTGCCAGGGAGCGCGGCCGCATATACGTGAAGACGAAAGACGAGGGCGCCATACAATTACTGAGCAAGGTGTTCGGCGTGGTGTCGTGCAGCCCGGCGATATCCGCCGGATCGACGGTCGAGGAGGCCGCGAAGTTTGCCGCGGACGTGGCGAGGAACATCGTGAAGGACGGCGAGTCCTTTGCCATAGTGCCCAGGAACGCCAGCTACCAAAAGCTCACGCCGATGGAGATAGGGCGTATCTGCGGGGACGCGGTGTTAGAGGCGATAAGGGAGAGAAAGCCGCACGTCGATCTCAGGAACGCGAAGCATCGGATCCACGTTGAGCTGAGAGATTCGGGCGCCTACGTGTTCACCGACATTGTGCCAGGGGTGGGCGGCATGCCGCTGGGCTCTCAGGGTAAAATGGTCGCCATGGTTTCAGGCGGCATCGACTCGCCCGTCGCCGCCTGGCTCATGATGAAGCGGGGCTGCGAGATAGTGCCCGTGTTCTTCCATAACGCCCCCTATTTCGACGATACCACGATGGAGCGGGCCTTGAATACGCTTAAAAAGCTAAAGGAATGGTGCCCGGGCCACGAGATGAAGGCTTACATCATGCCACATGGCAGGAACCTGCAGGCTTTTCTGGAAAAGGGTAACCAAAAGTACACTTGCGTGTTCTGCAAGCACCTGATGTATAAGGTGTCGCGCGCCATCGCGGAGAAAGAGGGGGCTCATGGCATCGTGACTGGGTCTTCGCTAGGCCAGGTGGCCTCGCAGACCTCGGACAACATGCTCGCCGAGGCCTACGACGTGGACTTTCCGGTCTATCATCCGCTCATCGGCCTCGACAAGGAGGAAATCGTCGGGATCTCAAAGAGGATCGGCTTGTTTGACATCTCGATACAAAAGGCGGCAGGATGCAGGGCAGTGCCGAAGCACCCCTCCATCCACGGGCGCCGGGAAGAGGTCATCAGGATGGAGAGGGAGCAGTTTGACTTCGATGAGCTCGTTGCGCTCGAGGTTGAGAACGCAAAAGAGGTAACGCTTTAAGATGCAAAAATGATAAATAGACCAACCGCATATAACAATTGTTAATTTTATGGAGCATGATTAAGGATGGCAAGCATATTTTCATCGGCATCGGAAAATACGATAACCAGGACGATAGTGAGCGGTTTCTCCGAAGATTTTAACAAATATCTGGAAAGCGACGTGATCATTATAGGGGGCGGCCCCAGCGGCTTGATGGCCGGAAGAGAACTTGCGAAAAAAGGGGCCAAAGTTCTCATTATCGAAAGGAACAACTATCTTGGAGGCGGTTTCTGGATAGGCGGCTTTTTAATGAATAAGATCACGGTAAGGGCGCCAGGCCAGAAGGTCCTTGACGAGCTTAACATTCCATACAAAGAATTCGCTAGCGGGCTCTATGTAACCGAGGGCCCGCACGCGTGCTCAAAGCTCATCGCAAGCGCCTGCGAGGCCGGGGCCATGATACTTAACATGACCACGCTGGATGACGTGGTCCTGCGTGACATGAGGGTGAGCGGTGTCGTCGTCAACTGGACGCCCGTTTCCTCGCTTCCAAGGGAAATCACATGCGTGGATCCGATAGCGATTGAGTCGAAAGTCGTGATCGATGCAACAGGCCACGACGCCTGCGTTGTTAAAAAGCTCGAATCCCGCGGCCTGATAAAGGCCAAAGGCTTTGGCGCTATGTGGGTTGAAAAGTCTGAAGACGCCGTCGTCGAATACACTGGGGAGGCATATCCAGGCCTCATCGTGTCGGGCATGGCAGTCTCCACGTTGTACGGGCTTCCTCGAATGGGCCCGACCTTCGGGGCAATGTTGCTATCGGGAAAGAAGGCCGCAGAAGTTGCATATACAAAATACCTATCTGCCCAATGAAAATAAATATGGCTTTAGATTGCGCCAAGGGCGTAATCCAGGTCGCCGATGAGGTCATCGATGTCCTCGATCCCGGTGGATAGCCGGACGAGGCTATCGGTGATTCCTATCTTTTCCCGGTCTTCCCTTGGGATGCTCGCGTGGGTCATCAGTGCCGGGTGCTCGACCAGCGACTCGACACCGCCCAGGCTCTCGGCCAGCGCATAGATGCGGAATCGTTCCAGGACCCGCTTCGTCTGCGCCAGGTCCGCATCGAGCTCAAAGGAAAGCATCCCGCCAAATCCTGTCATCTGCCTCTTTGCCAATTCGTGCTGAGGGAAGCTTTTCAATCCCGGATAATTTACCTTCTTGACTTTGGGGTGGGATTCAAGGTATTCGGCGACCCTACGCCCGTTTTGGTCATGCCTCTCCATCCTAAGCGCGAGGGTCTTAATCCCGCGAAGGGTTAGATAGCAGTCGAAGGGCGATGGTACTGTCCCTATAGCGTTCTGGTTGAACTTGATCTTCCGGTAAATATCCTCGTCGGAGAGCATGATGGCCCCGCCGACCACGTCGCTGTGGCCGCTGATGTATTTCGTAGTGCTGTGAAGCACTATGTCCGCTCCCAGGCCTAGAGGATTCTGGAAAAAGGGGCTCATGAAAGTATTATCCACGACCGTGAGGATACCATGTCTTTTAGCGATTTTTGATATTTCCCGGATGTCGCACAGCTTCATCAGCGGGTTGGTCGGGCTTTCGAGCCAGATCAATCTTGTGTTTTCGCGTATGGCATCCTCTACGTTCGCCGTATGGCTGGCGTCCACAAAGGTGAACTCCAGGCCGAAGCCGGCCATCGTCCGCTGAAAGAGCCGCTTCGTGCCACCGTAGAGGTCGTCGAATCCTATGATGTGGTCGCCTTTTTTTAACAGCGATAGCAATAGCGTCGTCTCGGCGCCCAGCCCGGAACTGAACGCGAGGCCATATTTGGCGTTCTCCAGGGCAGCGAGCCTTTTTTCCAGCGCGTCCCTCGTCGGGTTCCCGGACCTGGAATATTCGTAGCCTCCGGTCGGCTTGTCAACGTCTTTTCTGGCGAATGTGGAGGAGAGGTGTATCGGGACGACGACGTCCCCGCTCCCGCCTTCCTTGAAGTTCGGCTCTTCTCCTACATGTATTGCCTTCGTCGCGAATTTCATGCCATCACTTTCTGCCCTGGTAACTTTTCTTTGACAAAATAGTTGATCACATCCGTGCTGGTAATGATGTCCACCACCCGGCCGTTATCCACCACCACAGCGGCGTTCTTATCCTTCAGCAGGGTGAACGGGTTGAGGATACTGTCCTTCACGTTCACGGAAGGCAGCGGGTCGTCCAATACCTCGCGGACCTTTTGCCCCAAGGATGCTTCATGTCTCGCCAGCTTATTCATTATCGTCAGCTCACGGATGCTGCCGACCTGTACCCCGCCCTCTACTACCGGCAGCTGCGAGATGCCGTTTTCCTGCATCACGGCTAACGCCTCATACAAGCGGTCTTCAGGCCTCGCCGCCATCAGGCTATGGACCCGCCGGGGCTTGGCGGAGATGATGTCCCTGACAGGGATCTGCTCTTCCTCGCTCTCCAGGTAGCCGTTCTCGATCATCCACTCGTCGGAGTAGATGCGGTTGAGGTAGTTCCTTCCCGTGTCCGGCAGGATAACGACGATCGTCCTGTCAGGACCGAGCCGCTCAGCCACCTGCTTCGCCGCGAAGACGGCCGCCCCGGAGGACCCGCCTGCGAAGATGCCTTCTTCCCTGGCCAGCTTCCTGGCCGTCAAAAATGCATCCTTATCGCTCACGACGATCACCTCGTCGACCAGCTTCAAGTCCAGGGAGGACGGCATGAAATCCTCGCCTATCCCTTCGACCTTATAGGTATGTATCTCGCCCTTGGTGCCGTAGAACTCGTGATGGAATATGAGCCTTCGGGGTCCACGCCTACGACCTTGATGCTCGGGTTCTTTTCTTTCAAGTACCGCGCGGTCCCGGTAATGGTGCCGCCCGTGCCCATCCCGGCTACGAGGGCATCGACCTTTCCGCCCATCTGCTCCCATATCTCAGGCCCGGTCGTCCGGTAATGGGCCTCAGGGTTAGAGGGATTGAAATACTGATTCGGGTTGAACGCGTTTGGCATCTCCTTTGATATCCTCTTGGCCATCTGAACGTTGTTGGCGGGGTCGTCCGGGGACACAGCCGTCGGGGTTACGATCACCTTTGCGCCGAATGCCTTTAAAATATCGATCTTTTCCTTGCTCATCTTGTCGGGTATCGTAAAAATGACCTGGTATCCCTTAACAGCCGACACCATGGCCAGCCCCACGCCCGTGTTGCCGGAGGTCGGCTCGACTATCGTATATCCCGGCTTGATCAAGCCCTTTTTCTCCGCCGCTTCGATCATAGAGAGGCCTACCCGATCCTTGATGCTCCCGCCGGGGTTTAAAAACTCCAGCTTGGCATAGACTTTGGCGGCGCCCGGCCCTATGAGCTTATTGATCTTTACCATTGGTGTCCGGCCCACCAGCTCAGTGATATTATTAGCTACCATCATGCATTTTCCTCCCTTTTCCTGGCTCAATAATAGCTTCCTGTCGTGAAATCTTATGTAATGTGCCACCAATCCTTATCATCTGATATACCAAAAAATGTGAGATATAGGCAATCCCAAATAAAAGTCGGATTGTTTATTACTCGTGATAATTTTCCCATTTAGAATAATTAGCCCGATTTATCGCTTTTTTGCCTAAATCTAAAGCCATTTAGAGTATTAATTAATTTGTACTATTATGTGCGATGGGATAATTAGCCAAAAATTAAAGGTCATCGGGGAGCTCATGCGAATGGAGCGGCCCGCAGAGCCTCAGGAATACATAGAAGAGCACATGGCCTGGACCCTGGAGGAGCTGAAAACCTACTATGACCAGATCAGGCCAATGGTATCGGCTCCGTGAGCTTTAAACGCTCTGGATTGCTCACAGCCTCGTGCACGAGCTCGGGTTTTGTTTTAATCCACGACATGAACTTGCTTCCCCCGGCATCAAGGAGCCTCGCCTGCGCCACGGGATTACAGATAGGCTCGAACGTGCCAGGTATCGCTTTCTCGCTGTCCAGGAGACCGATCTCCTCCCTGGGTATGGCGCCGCATTTACAGCACACCGATATGGCCTCAAAGCCCTTTACCTCCAGTATCTTCGTAAGGGTCCTGGACTCGGCGATAAGGCCGATACACGTCGCTATCCCCAATTTCTTATAGCTCCTCCCCTCGGTCCGCGCGGCGGCGATCGCCATCTTCCGTATTTCCGGGTCCTCCTTGTATAAACGTAACACTTCATCGATCGTCTCTTTTTGAGTCTTCGTAGGGCAGAACATCGGCCCGCTATTGGGCGCGTTGCTCCAGCACGCCTGCCGGTTACACTTGCTGCATTCTAATGAGACCTTTACCATGCATTCACCGTCTTTGAAAAAAGGGTGCCTTATGTATATATCCATAAATAATACAGCAAATTCTACCGGAATGAATCACTTAAATAAAAGAATTAGATGTCGCGTACCGGCGATACGTCGCAGCCAGTGCACAGCAGGCAGCCGGTCCGGGCTTGCGTCACGTCGAGCCCGTATTTAGCAAGTATGCGGCGCTCCTCGGATGCCAATTTCAATAAACGCCCCGCGCTCACATTTTCTATGTATACGTCGTCCTTGCGGAGCGGGTGGGGGCTCACCTTTCTCAATATCGGAATGACGCCCATGCTCGCCAGCATCTCTATGCCCTTTATTACCGTATCGTCGGTCTCGCCCAGGCCTATCAAAACGTTGGTGAATACGTGGTTGCGCCCGAATACCGACACGGCGTGCCCCAGCGACTTAACGATGTAATCCTGCGACAGGTCGGGGCAAACCTTCTTGAATATCCCGGGGTCCACCGACTCTACATTATACTTGATCTCCAAAGCCCCTGCATCCTTCAAGGCCTCGCTCGAATCGTCGGTAGGATACACGGATACTCCGATTGGTATATTCCGTGGCTTCACCAGGTCGTATATTTCGCGGACGAGCCCTGCGACCCTCTCTACCTCTTCTTCCGGGGTTTTCCATACTCCTGATGTCAGGGATATCGAGGCCAGGTCCGGGTTCTTCAGTCCGTTCCGGACCAGCTCTAGCACTTCCTCAGTGGACTTAACCTTGCCCTGCAGCCTGGGAACCGGGCAGAACTTGCAGTCGAACACGCAGCGCTCGCTAACGGTAATGTAGGCCTGCCTGGGGCAGTGCGATATCGCCTCTTCCAGCTTGCCACGCACGAACACCTTTTCCGCATCATCGTATATTGTGACATCGTCGCCGTCCAGGGACGCCTTGAACCTCGACGCCTGGCGCACGCCAAGCCTCACCCGGTGCCCGTCAATATTCACGAATATCGACTCCAGGCCAGCGCCCGGGCCCGCTGTAGCCCTGGTCACGTACGGCCTGAAAGAGCTATCGATGACGACGCCTCCCGCCTCGATCAGCTCCGCCTTCTTCTTTACGCTCACTTCCATGCCATCACCATCATAGTTAACGAAAAAATCGTTAACAATATAACTATTGTTAATTATGGGTATAAATAAATGACGTTTAACCCATGTTCCCGCATAATGCCCATTGCGAAAGATTTAACTATTGTTAAGTGCATCTTAGAGGTGGTGAAAATTCCATGAGGGATCGTTTTTGCCTCTAACAATATAGACGTACCGAAGATCGAACGCTTGCCGCCTTCGGCAAAGCTGGTGTATAAGGTGCTGGAATCCAGCGGCCTGCTTACCCAGAAGGACATTATCAAAAAAACGTATCTCCCGCCGAGGACCGTTCGCTATGCGCTGAAGCGCCTGCGGGACGAGAATATCCTCCAGGAGCGCTTCTATTTCAAGGACGCGCGCCAGAGCCTGTACGGGCTGAACAAGGATGCAGCGGGGGTGGTAGGAGGATAATACCGTTATCCTCTGTTCTTTATGCCATGTAGTTAACTACGGCGAGCATTATTCAAGAAGTGAACAAGCAGCCGTTACCTGTAATTCCAGCCGCATTGCTTCCGTGACCGGCCTCCTCTCATTTCCTTTCATGGACGTACCAGTCTATGTCGAAGACGAGTCCGGATATAGGCCTGCTCGAGGATGGAAGACGCGCTCACGAGACCAGAGACTCTTCTGCCGACACGACCCCGGCGCCTCAAGCTGAAAGCTTCGATGGGCCGAGGAGGGTCACGATGATGATGAACGCCGTAATGCCCGCGGCCATGGCCAGCCAGATGGCCGCATAGCCGCCTGAGGACAGTAGCCAGCCGCAAAAGGCTGCCCCAGCACCTCCGCCGCCAAAGAGGCCGAGGCCGATCAGCGCGGACGGGAGCCCTTTGGCGTCGGGCGCCACGTCGAAGGCGATCGTTGCAAGGGGCGACTGGATGAAGATATAACTCAAGCCCAGGGCTATGCTGGCGAGCAGCCCGGCCTGCCATGAGGGAAAGGCCACGAGAAGCAGGGCGGCGAACAGGGCGAAGCATCCACCGGCAAGGATGGTCCGCTGATGGCCCAATCGCGCCACCACGCCGCCGACCTGTGACCCGGCGAAGGCGCAGGCGAATCCATAGAACATCACCACCAGACCCACCCGGAGATAGTCGAGCCCGGTCACCTGGTTCAAGAATGAACCGAGGAAACTGTACAGTCCGATGAGGAGAAAACCTGTGGCCAGCGCGGCGGGAAATATCACTTTGCCTTTCGGGGTCGACACGACGCGCCGGACCTCCGGTAAAAAGCGGCGACTATCGCTCCCGATCTTTTCCGCAGGCAATCTCCGTAAAAGGACGAGCGCGCACAGGGCTGCAACGCTAAAGAACAGGAAAGCGGACCTCCAGCTGACGAAATTAGCGAGGAAACCGCCGAACCCTACGCTCAGGCCCTGTCCCAGAAAGACCATACCCATGAACCTTCCGACGGAAGCGGGGCGGTCAGGCGGAGGGACGCTGTCGCCGATCAGCGCCAGCGATACGGAAATGATGCCCGCGGCGAAAAAGCCGGTGACCGCCCGGCAGAGCAAGAGTGACCATACGGATTTGGCGAAGGCGCAGGCGCACGAGCCCAGCGCAAGCCCGCCGACGATCCACCGAAGGACTTTCGCTTTGCTCAGGCGGTCGCTGAGAAAGCCATAGACTGGCTGCATGAGCCCATACGGCACCATGTATGCGGTCAGGATAGAACCGGCCAACGCGACCGAAACGCCGAATCCGGCGGCGATGGCCGGCAAGACGGGCGATACGATCCAGTTATCCGCCGCCGAGATAAAGCCCGCGAGGCCCAGGATTAAAATAAAAGATCGGTCTATAAGGACTCCATCGGCCTTTTCCCGTATCGTGATATCACCAGGATACCGATAGTTATCCATTAGGCAATAAATAATTTTTGATGAATATACGGATAGCCTGACGAGTATCGATGGCGTGTTAAGGATTGCTAAATTAACATTATGTATATATAGAATGCTCATTAAACAATAGTTAATAAAATGTATAAACGTAACGATAAGGCAAAAATATATAAAGGATTATCCGCCCGATACGGGCGGGAACACGGCGATATCGTCGCCTTCCTTAACCCTGGACTCCAGGCCGCCCTGGTCTCTCACGCTTTTACCGTTGAGCAGGATATTCACGTATGGCTTGATATCCTGGCCCGTTAACATCAACGGCTCCAGCTTCGGATAATCGTGCACCAGGGCCGACACGACGTCCCTCACGGTGCTACCCTTTACGTTCACTTCCACTTCCTTGTTCTTAGCAACTTCACGAAAGTTCGCGAACAGCTTCACCTTTAATTTCATTATGTACCTCCAGTATGAATGCTATTTGCCGCCGCAGGCGGGGCAATCGGGATTCTTCTTAACTTCTATCTCGTGGAACTCCATGTACTCGCCGTCATAGAGGAGAAGCCTGTTGGTAACCGGCTTGCCTATGCCGAGCACCACCTTGACGGCCTCGGTCACCTGTAGCGTCCCCAGCACGCCTGGCGTGGCGCCAAGTATGGGGAACACCTCCCTGGGAGGCGCATGAGGGAATATGCATTCCAGGCACGGCGTCTCACCCGGAATAATAGTGCATAGCCTTCCTTCCAGGCCCCACACGGATGCATGAATAAAAGGTATCCTATGCTTCAGGGCCGCCCTATTCAATAGATACCTCGTTGGAAAATTATCCATGGCATCGATGATAATATCGTAGCCTTTCGTGATATCATAGACGCTGTTCTCATCGATCTTACCATGGAATCTTTCTATCTCTATGGAAGGGTTAATCTGCGATAGCTTGTCGTAGCCGCTTTTTACTTTAGCCTCGCCCACGTCCTTGTCCCAGTGGAGTATCTGGCGGTTCAGGTTGCTGAAGTCGACCACGTCCATGTCGGCGATGGTGATGTGGCCGAACCCGGCCACCGCGAGGTAAATGGATGCCGGGCAGCCCAGGCCGCCGACGCCCGCCACGAATACCCTCGTATTTTTAAGCTTTTTCTGTCCCTCTTCCCCGAATCCTTTGATCATCATCTGGCGAGCGTACCTTTTCAGGTCGTAATCCGTGAGCTCCTTAAGCGTTTCAGCGTTCTGCATCATAATAATGGTAATTAACTATTGTTAACTATATAATGGTTGGCAAACGGGCAATGCGATAGACGAGAATAGCCCACCTAAACATCATTATACTGGCCAATGACATTGACCCATTTTTACTGTTAATTCGGTAAAATAATGAGAAATGGGTTATCTTTTTACCTCAAGTTGTTGAAGTACCTGTTCTCGAACTCGGAGCCCTTCATACAGTACATGTCATCTTTCATTGAAAGTTCGCTTTCCACCGGGCATGCCGGACAGTTACAACCCTTGATCTCATTTATACAGCGGAAGCTGTTACCCATCAGGCAGAATATCCCTTCATTATCGCTTTTAGCGCAATCAGTGTATGAAGGGCATGAAGGACATTGACATTTAACCAGGTACCTCTGAACTTTCCTTGCCTTGTCCTGTGGTTCGAGTCTCTTGAGTTCCTTCACTGTCCTGTCGAACTTATCCATTAAATCACCATAAAAATTTTAATATTTGTCTATATAAACATTAAACAATATAATTACGATTTATGAGCGTAAAAAAAATTTACCACCGTAAAGGCTAAAGCGGACAATTCGGCAATTACCGGGCCTTCGTATCATTGGGCCGCCGGTAATAGCACTATGAACTTTGCCCCTTTCGTATGGTCTCCAGAGACATGGTCCACGACTCTTACCGTGCCCCCGAGCCTCTCTGTCAGCGTTTTCACGATGTAGAGCCCCAGGCCTTTGCCATCGCCTTTGAGCGCGCCTCGCTGGAACCTTCTGAAAAGCTTAACCTTCAAATCATCGGGTATACCATAACCATTATCCGATATGGCGATTTGATAATGCTTTTTACCATTAACGGTCACCTCATCAGCAGAAATGTCGATATCAACCTCTTTCCCCGAATATTTGATGGAATTATTGATGAGGTTACAAAAGATCTCTTTCGCCAGGGGGGTGCCCTTTATTATCATGCCTACCTTTGGCGTGTAACGAATAGTGACCTTTTTATCGGGAGGCCTCGGCGCCTCCCCTATGCATGCTCTAATAAGCTCGTCGAGGTTGATAGGCGTGAGGGACAGCTCTTCGCTCGATATCCTCTTGACGCTCCGTACGTTATTGATGATGGCAGCGCTGCCACTGGCAGCATTTATGGCCCTTTCGATGAATCGCCGTTGCAGGCCGGTTAAATTCTTATCGTCCTTTATCAATTCGAGGCTGCCTAAGACGACCTGGTTCAGGTTATTGATGTCGTGGCCCATCAAATCCAGGTAAAATTCGGTCTTATTCTTCTCTTCTTCCGCCGCGTCCCTCGCCGACATGATCTTCTCCTGGTCCGCCCGTATCGTCTTTGCCATGCTATCGAATGAACGGGCCAGGTCCCCGATTTCATCCTGCCTCTCTACTGGCAGGTATCTAAGATAATCGCCGGATGGCATTTCTTTCATCGCCTTAGACATATTAATGATGGGTTTTACCAGATACCGCCCTACTATTGTGGCAATCGTAAAAGCGGCTAACATCAGGATAATCAAGAAGGTGATCATAGTAGTGATGGCACTCTGTATCGGGTAATATGCCATATTTGTAGGAATGGCGATCAATACGCCCATGCCATAACTCTTAACCGGGGAGAACGCGACAACCTGTGTTTCGTTTACGGCCGGATTGTACGCCTCATAGACGCCTTCTTCACCGCCCGAGACTTCTCGAACCCCTGGATAATTGGATATATTCTTCCCCATCATGTTGTTTTGCCCGCCATAGCGTGCTATTACAATGCCAGAGCTATCGACCAGATACGTGTATTTCCCGGTGTCTGCCAGCCATTCGCTCGTAAAAAATGAATAATTATGCAGGTCCAGCGATCCTACGAGCACGCCAAGCACTCTGCCAGATTCGTCCTGTATGGGCACGCCCATGTATATGGTATGATTTTTCGTATATTCGCTTAGCATTGGCTGGCTAACATAGGCTTTCGTGTCCGTGATGGGGCCATAGACATAAGGCTTATCCATCTCGTCCAGCCCGGCCAGCATGGAATACGGATAGCTGGAAATGACCATGCCCGAGGTATCAGTAGCGTATACGTTGCTGAATTGTCCGGTATTTTGAATGTTCTTTAACGTATAATTCAATACAGGCAAGTTTTTATCTGCGACCGAATAAATAGCAGAATGGCTGCCAGCCTGGCTTTTGAGGTATATTTTTGAATCGTCTATATAGCTAACGGTGAGCGCCGATAAAGCCTTCGCGTAGGCTAAATAATCGTCCCGGATGTGCTTTTCTACTATGCCCCAATAATAGGCAGAGCTCACTCCGCCCACAATGATAG from Methanocella conradii HZ254 harbors:
- the larE gene encoding ATP-dependent sacrificial sulfur transferase LarE, with translation MKTLCQMGSVMVAFSGGVDSTLLLKCAAEALGRENVVAVTASSDTLKPEDLERAKGLAHLIGVRHIVIGTSEMEDPEYAANTPDRCYLCKKLRFSMLAHLKDEMGIAYIADGANADDEGDYRPGMRALAELGIRSPLREAGLRKAEVREAAKAFGLPNWDLPSQACLASRFPYGTKLTPERLKQVYESEKLVNSLGVRQVRVRYHGDVARIEVPAGDIGLLVKHREEVVEGLKKIGFIYVTLDLQGFRSGSLNEALNR
- the thiI gene encoding tRNA uracil 4-sulfurtransferase ThiI, whose amino-acid sequence is MDFDLIIVRYGEIGIKSEPIRRKYENLLVKNIRAMLAANGIDFEDIARERGRIYVKTKDEGAIQLLSKVFGVVSCSPAISAGSTVEEAAKFAADVARNIVKDGESFAIVPRNASYQKLTPMEIGRICGDAVLEAIRERKPHVDLRNAKHRIHVELRDSGAYVFTDIVPGVGGMPLGSQGKMVAMVSGGIDSPVAAWLMMKRGCEIVPVFFHNAPYFDDTTMERALNTLKKLKEWCPGHEMKAYIMPHGRNLQAFLEKGNQKYTCVFCKHLMYKVSRAIAEKEGAHGIVTGSSLGQVASQTSDNMLAEAYDVDFPVYHPLIGLDKEEIVGISKRIGLFDISIQKAAGCRAVPKHPSIHGRREEVIRMEREQFDFDELVALEVENAKEVTL
- a CDS encoding sulfide-dependent adenosine diphosphate thiazole synthase, whose product is MASIFSSASENTITRTIVSGFSEDFNKYLESDVIIIGGGPSGLMAGRELAKKGAKVLIIERNNYLGGGFWIGGFLMNKITVRAPGQKVLDELNIPYKEFASGLYVTEGPHACSKLIASACEAGAMILNMTTLDDVVLRDMRVSGVVVNWTPVSSLPREITCVDPIAIESKVVIDATGHDACVVKKLESRGLIKAKGFGAMWVEKSEDAVVEYTGEAYPGLIVSGMAVSTLYGLPRMGPTFGAMLLSGKKAAEVAYTKYLSAQ
- a CDS encoding trans-sulfuration enzyme family protein encodes the protein MKFATKAIHVGEEPNFKEGGSGDVVVPIHLSSTFARKDVDKPTGGYEYSRSGNPTRDALEKRLAALENAKYGLAFSSGLGAETTLLLSLLKKGDHIIGFDDLYGGTKRLFQRTMAGFGLEFTFVDASHTANVEDAIRENTRLIWLESPTNPLMKLCDIREISKIAKRHGILTVVDNTFMSPFFQNPLGLGADIVLHSTTKYISGHSDVVGGAIMLSDEDIYRKIKFNQNAIGTVPSPFDCYLTLRGIKTLALRMERHDQNGRRVAEYLESHPKVKKVNYPGLKSFPQHELAKRQMTGFGGMLSFELDADLAQTKRVLERFRIYALAESLGGVESLVEHPALMTHASIPREDREKIGITDSLVRLSTGIEDIDDLIGDLDYALGAI
- a CDS encoding pyridoxal-phosphate dependent enzyme gives rise to the protein MPSSLDLKLVDEVIVVSDKDAFLTARKLAREEGIFAGGSSGAAVFAAKQVAERLGPDRTIVVILPDTGRNYLNRIYSDEWMIENGYLESEEEQIPVRDIISAKPRRVHSLMAARPEDRLYEALAVMQENGISQLPVVEGGVQVGSIRELTIMNKLARHEASLGQKVREVLDDPLPSVNVKDSILNPFTLLKDKNAAVVVDNGRVVDIITSTDVINYFVKEKLPGQKVMA
- a CDS encoding PLP-dependent cysteine synthase family protein, translating into MMVANNITELVGRTPMVKINKLIGPGAAKVYAKLEFLNPGGSIKDRVGLSMIEAAEKKGLIKPGYTIVEPTSGNTGVGLAMVSAVKGYQVIFTIPDKMSKEKIDILKAFGAKVIVTPTAVSPDDPANNVQMAKRISKEMPNAFNPNQYFNPSNPEAHYRTTGPEIWEQMGGKVDALVAGMGTGGTITGTARYLKEKNPSIKVVGVDPEGSYSITSSTAPRARYIPIRSKG
- a CDS encoding DUF1847 domain-containing protein, with translation MVKVSLECSKCNRQACWSNAPNSGPMFCPTKTQKETIDEVLRLYKEDPEIRKMAIAAARTEGRSYKKLGIATCIGLIAESRTLTKILEVKGFEAISVCCKCGAIPREEIGLLDSEKAIPGTFEPICNPVAQARLLDAGGSKFMSWIKTKPELVHEAVSNPERLKLTEPIPLA
- a CDS encoding radical SAM protein — translated: MEVSVKKKAELIEAGGVVIDSSFRPYVTRATAGPGAGLESIFVNIDGHRVRLGVRQASRFKASLDGDDVTIYDDAEKVFVRGKLEEAISHCPRQAYITVSERCVFDCKFCPVPRLQGKVKSTEEVLELVRNGLKNPDLASISLTSGVWKTPEEEVERVAGLVREIYDLVKPRNIPIGVSVYPTDDSSEALKDAGALEIKYNVESVDPGIFKKVCPDLSQDYIVKSLGHAVSVFGRNHVFTNVLIGLGETDDTVIKGIEMLASMGVIPILRKVSPHPLRKDDVYIENVSAGRLLKLASEERRILAKYGLDVTQARTGCLLCTGCDVSPVRDI